One Ignavibacterium album JCM 16511 genomic region harbors:
- a CDS encoding tetratricopeptide repeat protein, translating into MIDREKEYLALEYFEKAYRLHISGKIKEAIKAYRKSLSYYPTAKTHAHLGWALSLEKRYEEAIEECKIAIEIDPDYGNPYNDIGTYLIALNKYDEAIYWLQKALDAKDYSTQYIPLYHLGKIYEMKGSYFTALKYYSDSLEQNSDFEPAKTAYYKLIAMMN; encoded by the coding sequence ATGATAGACAGAGAAAAAGAATATCTTGCTTTAGAATATTTTGAAAAAGCTTATCGCTTACATATAAGTGGTAAAATTAAGGAAGCAATTAAAGCTTACCGGAAATCACTTTCATATTATCCGACTGCAAAAACTCATGCTCATCTTGGGTGGGCATTAAGTCTTGAAAAAAGATATGAAGAAGCAATTGAAGAATGTAAAATTGCAATAGAAATAGACCCTGACTACGGAAATCCATATAATGATATTGGAACTTACCTGATAGCGCTTAACAAGTATGATGAAGCAATTTACTGGTTGCAAAAAGCTCTTGATGCAAAGGATTATTCGACTCAATATATACCGCTTTATCATTTGGGAAAGATTTATGAAATGAAAGGTTCTTACTTTACAGCATTAAAATATTATTCTGATTCTCTCGAGCAGAATTCGGATTTTGAACCTGCAAAAACTGCTTACTACAAACTTATTGCAATGATGAACTGA
- a CDS encoding efflux RND transporter permease subunit, which translates to MISSNQNKEGLIARLIEWSINNKFIVIIFTIALIALGIWALITTKVDAIPDLSDVQVIIMSEYEGQGPRIVEDQVTYPLTTKMLSVPYAKDVRGYSMFGLSMVYIIFEDGTDIYWARSRVLEYLSTIQAQMPPGVKLQLGPDATGLGWVFQYALNSDKHDLQELRSIQDFFLRYELSSIEGVAEVASIGGFVKQYQVNIDPTKLAYYKIPLQMVEMAIKRSNNDVGGRIIEMGEMEYMVRSLGYIKSIDDLKNIAIGNSPMTGTPIYLNDIATVSVGPELRRGIADWNGEGETVGGIVVVRYGENALSVINKVKERLEELKKSLPEDVRIDIAYDRSSLIERAIENLKNKLVEETIIVALVIIAFLLHIRSSFVAIFTLPTAVLISFLIMRLQGINANIMSLGGIAIAIGAMVDASIVMVENAASHLSAEKDKPINERRSHWNVILESGKEVGPAIFYSLLVITISFLPVFTLEQQEGRLFRPLAFTKTYAMAGAAILAVTIVPILIGYFVRGKLRKEEENPITKLLVKIYHPVVDFVMEKRWWVMGIALVVILITIIPFSKLGSEFMPPLDEGDLLYMPTTLPGISITKAKELLQQTDKIIKTFPEVESVFGKIGRAETATDPAPLTMIETTIRLKPRDQWREGMTSDKLVDEMNRAVHIAGLTNAWTMPIKTRIDMLSTGIKTPIGIKIAGPDLMTLDSLGAKIESLMKNVPGTRSAFAERSLGGNYVDFEIDREAIARYGLTVGDVQDVFMTAVGGMNLTQTVEGLERYPVNMRYQRDYRENIDQLERVLVSLPMGGNVPLTQLGKIIIRTGASMIKSENARPNVWVYVDIQDIDIGTYIKTAKETLANNLNLPAGYSIKWSGQFEYMERASAHLALVIPLTLLIVIVLLYMNTKSVTKTGIVLLAMPFSLVGAIWYLYFAGFNLSVAVWVGIIALLGVDAETGVVMLLYLDIAYEKFKKNGILNSLADLREAIFEGAVKRIRPKMMTVMTTLLGLLPIVIGIGTGSDVMKRIAAPMVGGIITSMIMELTVYPAIFYTIKRREVKKMLEFVNK; encoded by the coding sequence ATGATATCATCAAATCAAAATAAAGAAGGATTAATTGCAAGACTTATTGAATGGTCAATAAACAATAAGTTTATAGTAATCATTTTTACCATTGCACTTATTGCGCTTGGAATCTGGGCATTAATAACGACCAAAGTAGATGCAATTCCTGATTTAAGTGATGTACAAGTAATTATAATGTCTGAATATGAAGGACAAGGGCCACGAATTGTTGAAGACCAGGTAACTTATCCTCTCACAACAAAAATGCTTTCTGTCCCTTACGCAAAGGATGTAAGAGGATATTCGATGTTCGGACTTTCAATGGTCTATATCATCTTTGAAGACGGAACCGATATTTACTGGGCACGAAGCAGAGTACTTGAATATCTCAGTACAATTCAGGCACAAATGCCTCCGGGAGTTAAATTGCAGCTTGGTCCTGATGCAACAGGGCTTGGCTGGGTTTTTCAATACGCACTAAATTCTGATAAACATGATTTGCAGGAACTCCGTTCAATTCAGGATTTTTTTTTAAGATACGAACTTTCTTCGATAGAGGGTGTTGCAGAAGTTGCAAGCATTGGAGGATTTGTAAAACAATATCAGGTAAATATTGACCCTACAAAGCTTGCATACTACAAAATTCCGTTACAAATGGTAGAAATGGCAATAAAGCGAAGTAATAATGATGTTGGTGGGAGGATTATCGAAATGGGTGAAATGGAATACATGGTTCGCTCGCTCGGCTACATTAAAAGTATAGATGATCTGAAAAATATTGCGATTGGGAATTCACCAATGACAGGCACTCCGATTTATTTAAATGATATAGCAACAGTAAGTGTTGGTCCTGAATTGAGAAGAGGGATTGCAGACTGGAATGGTGAAGGTGAAACAGTAGGTGGAATTGTTGTTGTTCGTTATGGTGAAAATGCGTTATCTGTAATAAATAAAGTTAAAGAACGCCTTGAAGAATTAAAAAAATCTTTACCGGAAGATGTAAGAATAGATATTGCTTATGATAGGTCTTCACTTATTGAACGTGCTATTGAAAATCTGAAAAATAAGTTAGTCGAAGAAACAATTATCGTCGCACTGGTGATTATAGCTTTTCTTTTGCACATAAGAAGTTCATTTGTTGCCATCTTTACACTCCCAACAGCAGTGCTCATTTCATTTTTAATTATGAGATTGCAGGGAATTAATGCAAACATAATGTCACTTGGCGGAATTGCAATTGCAATTGGTGCAATGGTGGATGCATCAATAGTTATGGTCGAAAACGCAGCATCACATCTTTCTGCAGAAAAGGATAAACCTATTAATGAAAGAAGATCACATTGGAATGTGATTCTTGAATCAGGAAAAGAAGTCGGACCAGCTATTTTTTATTCACTTCTGGTTATTACAATTTCCTTTCTTCCTGTCTTTACACTTGAACAGCAGGAAGGCAGACTGTTTCGTCCTCTTGCATTTACAAAAACTTATGCAATGGCTGGTGCAGCAATTCTCGCTGTTACAATCGTTCCGATTTTAATAGGTTATTTTGTTCGTGGCAAACTGAGAAAGGAAGAAGAAAATCCTATAACGAAACTTCTTGTTAAAATTTATCATCCGGTTGTTGATTTTGTAATGGAGAAAAGATGGTGGGTAATGGGAATAGCTCTGGTTGTTATTCTTATTACTATCATTCCTTTCTCAAAACTTGGCTCTGAATTTATGCCTCCATTAGATGAAGGGGATCTACTTTATATGCCGACAACTCTGCCCGGAATTTCAATTACCAAAGCAAAAGAGCTTCTTCAACAAACTGATAAGATTATTAAAACCTTTCCTGAAGTCGAATCAGTATTCGGAAAAATCGGAAGGGCAGAAACCGCAACTGATCCTGCCCCCTTAACAATGATTGAAACAACAATTCGACTTAAACCCAGAGATCAGTGGCGTGAAGGGATGACCTCTGATAAACTTGTCGATGAGATGAACAGAGCAGTTCACATTGCTGGTTTGACTAATGCCTGGACAATGCCAATTAAAACCAGAATTGATATGCTTTCAACCGGAATTAAAACTCCAATTGGAATTAAAATTGCCGGACCTGATCTGATGACGCTTGATTCTCTTGGGGCCAAAATAGAATCATTAATGAAAAACGTTCCTGGCACTCGTTCAGCTTTTGCCGAAAGATCACTTGGTGGTAATTATGTTGATTTTGAAATTGACCGGGAAGCAATAGCAAGATACGGTTTAACGGTTGGCGATGTTCAGGATGTTTTTATGACTGCTGTTGGAGGGATGAATCTTACACAAACTGTTGAAGGTCTGGAAAGATATCCTGTTAATATGAGATATCAGAGAGATTACAGAGAAAATATCGATCAGCTTGAGCGCGTACTCGTTTCGCTTCCGATGGGTGGAAATGTTCCCCTTACTCAACTTGGAAAGATTATTATCAGAACGGGAGCTTCTATGATTAAATCGGAGAATGCACGACCAAATGTTTGGGTTTATGTTGATATTCAGGATATTGATATCGGCACATATATTAAAACTGCAAAAGAAACACTTGCGAACAATCTTAATCTTCCTGCCGGTTATTCAATTAAGTGGAGCGGACAGTTTGAATATATGGAAAGAGCTTCTGCTCATCTTGCGCTTGTTATTCCCTTGACACTACTGATTGTGATTGTTCTTCTTTATATGAACACTAAATCTGTAACAAAAACCGGAATTGTTTTGCTTGCAATGCCTTTCTCTCTGGTAGGTGCAATATGGTATCTTTACTTTGCCGGATTCAATTTATCAGTAGCTGTTTGGGTGGGAATAATTGCGCTTCTCGGTGTGGATGCTGAAACCGGAGTAGTAATGCTACTCTATCTTGACATCGCTTATGAAAAATTTAAGAAGAATGGAATTTTAAACAGTTTAGCTGATCTTCGTGAAGCAATTTTTGAAGGTGCAGTAAAAAGAATCAGGCCAAAGATGATGACTGTGATGACAACATTACTTGGTTTGCTTCCGATAGTTATAGGCATTGGAACCGGTTCTGATGTTATGAAACGCATTGCTGCACCAATGGTTGGTGGGATAATAACGAGTATGATAATGGAGCTGACTGTTTACCCGGCAATATTTTATACAATTAAAAGAAGAGAAGTCAAGAAGATGTTGGAGTTCGTAAATAAATAA
- a CDS encoding cation transporter, protein MNKLLRTAFFLSLITISYNLIEGIVSVYFGAGDETLALFGFGVDSFVEVFSGIGIAHMIFRMKYSKVQTQDAFEKTALRITGTAFYLLTLGLVVGSVLNLLNNVKPTTTIPGIIIASISILTMYWLMTSKLKVGRALNSDAIIADANCTRTCFYLSFILLASSGLYELFNILYFDIIGSLGIAYFAFSEGREAFEKVKSGKLKCNCE, encoded by the coding sequence ATGAACAAATTACTCAGAACAGCATTCTTTCTTAGTCTTATAACTATTTCCTATAACTTAATTGAAGGAATAGTTTCAGTTTATTTTGGTGCGGGTGACGAAACACTCGCACTTTTTGGATTCGGTGTTGATAGTTTTGTTGAAGTATTTTCCGGAATCGGAATTGCACATATGATCTTCAGAATGAAATATTCTAAAGTGCAAACACAGGACGCTTTTGAAAAAACGGCTTTGAGAATTACCGGAACAGCTTTCTATCTTTTAACTTTAGGATTAGTAGTTGGTTCGGTGTTAAACCTGCTTAACAATGTAAAACCAACGACGACAATTCCGGGAATTATCATTGCATCAATATCAATATTAACTATGTACTGGCTGATGACTTCAAAACTAAAAGTTGGCAGAGCATTAAACTCTGATGCAATAATCGCTGATGCAAACTGCACAAGGACTTGCTTCTATCTTTCGTTCATTTTACTTGCTTCAAGCGGATTATATGAATTATTCAACATCTTATATTTTGATATTATTGGTTCACTTGGCATCGCTTACTTCGCATTCAGTGAAGGTAGGGAAGCATTTGAAAAAGTCAAAAGCGGTAAATTAAAGTGTAACTGTGAATAA
- a CDS encoding heavy metal-binding domain-containing protein: MLKQLAFTIALFSFFGVFTLAQEKTEAEKKECSKRCCSGPKTYGALQMSYIDADSTHKHDQKKSESEMHGMHHKMKLDSTKVSSIVRNGEIDLAAIDENKDGKVYQDQMCWNVISDKPGECPQCGMILKEVTVEKAKENLLKHNFKVK; the protein is encoded by the coding sequence ATGTTAAAACAACTTGCATTCACAATTGCACTTTTTTCTTTCTTCGGTGTATTTACACTTGCACAGGAAAAAACTGAAGCTGAAAAAAAAGAATGTTCAAAAAGATGCTGTTCTGGACCTAAAACTTATGGTGCACTGCAAATGTCATATATAGATGCTGATAGTACACATAAGCATGACCAAAAGAAATCTGAAAGTGAAATGCACGGGATGCATCATAAAATGAAATTAGATTCGACAAAAGTAAGTTCAATCGTTCGCAATGGCGAAATTGATCTTGCGGCAATTGATGAAAATAAAGATGGGAAAGTTTATCAGGATCAGATGTGCTGGAATGTTATTTCCGATAAACCGGGAGAATGTCCGCAATGTGGAATGATTTTGAAAGAAGTTACAGTTGAAAAAGCAAAAGAAAATCTGCTTAAGCACAATTTTAAGGTGAAATAA
- a CDS encoding efflux RND transporter periplasmic adaptor subunit yields MKKKILIITIIAVVILVPTYFLFIAGSSSSEITSGEKLLYTCGMHPQIISDKPGLCPICEMKLVPIKNNSQNSIQKSGERKILYYRNPMNPNIISDHPQKDEMGMDYVPVYEDEAGAEGVVTIDPQVQQNMNVKTAVVELKKLSSQVTTNGILVTDETQEYIVTTKVDGWIEKLYVNYIGQLVSKGAKLMDIYSPMLVSAQQELLTALSYQASLKGSSLEDIRNGSNELLKNAVRKLQLLNVSDSEIEHQKETRELKTTITLYAQNSGTVLEKNILEGQKIMAGESLLKISNLSTLWLITDIYEYEIPKIKIGSNAIINFTSIPGKTYRGRISFIYPTLDPQSRTVKVRIDVPNKNNELKPSMFANVVIEGPELKLTPVVPENAVIRSGKMDIVILDLGNGKFKPQQVTLGIYSDGYYQVLSGLSEGNRIVTSAQFLIDSESNLRVAVSQFQTGAHIHSSETNVKDKMIEEKRETKNGEGEKRNEKREMKNELNMENHDHSSSIVYNGVIDVQSIDKNKDGKLWECPMDWNVISDESGRCPLCNMKLKEYSITEVKNNLEKNGFEYKR; encoded by the coding sequence GTGAAAAAGAAAATTTTAATCATAACAATAATAGCAGTTGTAATTCTTGTACCGACTTACTTTTTATTTATTGCCGGTAGTAGTTCATCCGAAATCACTTCCGGAGAAAAACTACTATACACGTGCGGAATGCATCCACAAATAATTTCAGATAAACCGGGACTTTGCCCGATTTGTGAAATGAAGCTTGTACCGATTAAGAACAATAGTCAAAACAGTATTCAAAAATCCGGTGAACGCAAAATTCTTTACTACCGTAACCCGATGAATCCAAATATTATTTCAGATCATCCGCAGAAAGATGAAATGGGAATGGACTATGTTCCTGTTTATGAAGATGAAGCCGGTGCTGAAGGCGTAGTAACTATTGATCCACAGGTCCAGCAGAATATGAATGTAAAAACTGCCGTAGTCGAACTAAAAAAGCTTTCTTCGCAGGTTACAACGAACGGTATTCTGGTGACCGATGAAACTCAGGAGTACATTGTCACTACAAAAGTTGATGGCTGGATTGAAAAACTTTATGTCAATTACATAGGTCAGCTAGTTTCAAAGGGAGCTAAACTGATGGATATATATTCTCCTATGCTCGTTTCTGCACAGCAAGAATTGCTTACTGCGCTTTCATATCAGGCCTCATTAAAGGGAAGTTCACTCGAAGATATCAGAAACGGCAGCAATGAATTATTGAAAAATGCTGTTAGAAAACTTCAATTGTTAAATGTTTCAGATTCTGAGATCGAGCACCAGAAAGAAACTAGAGAATTGAAAACTACAATTACACTCTATGCTCAAAATTCAGGAACCGTGCTTGAGAAAAATATTCTAGAAGGGCAAAAAATAATGGCAGGTGAATCACTACTAAAAATTTCGAACCTTTCTACGCTATGGCTTATTACTGATATTTATGAGTATGAAATCCCAAAAATAAAAATTGGTTCGAATGCGATTATTAATTTTACATCCATTCCCGGAAAAACATATCGTGGAAGAATCTCATTTATCTATCCGACACTTGATCCTCAATCACGAACAGTAAAGGTACGTATTGATGTACCAAACAAAAACAATGAACTCAAACCATCAATGTTTGCTAATGTGGTAATTGAAGGGCCTGAACTAAAACTTACACCCGTTGTTCCTGAAAATGCAGTAATACGAAGCGGCAAAATGGATATCGTAATTCTTGATTTGGGAAATGGAAAATTCAAACCGCAGCAGGTAACACTTGGAATTTACTCTGACGGATATTATCAGGTTCTAAGCGGTTTAAGTGAAGGTAATAGAATTGTTACTTCAGCTCAGTTTTTAATTGATTCAGAAAGCAACCTCAGAGTTGCAGTAAGTCAGTTTCAGACAGGTGCTCATATTCATTCTTCTGAAACGAATGTGAAAGACAAAATGATAGAAGAGAAAAGAGAGACCAAAAACGGTGAAGGGGAGAAGCGAAACGAAAAAAGAGAAATGAAAAATGAATTGAATATGGAAAATCATGATCATTCATCTTCAATTGTTTACAATGGTGTAATCGATGTACAATCGATCGATAAAAATAAAGATGGTAAACTTTGGGAATGTCCTATGGATTGGAATGTAATCTCGGATGAATCAGGTAGGTGTCCTCTGTGCAATATGAAGTTGAAGGAATACTCAATTACTGAAGTAAAGAATAATCTTGAAAAAAATGGATTTGAATATAAGAGATAA
- a CDS encoding PTS sugar transporter subunit IIA yields the protein MKISEILSKEFIIAELESTDKESAINELIDLFKNDPRVEDIEKVRYAVLERENIMSTGVGKGFAIPHGKTDSVKEILAAFGRKKEGIDYDALDGNPVNLIFLLVGKETMISAHIKLLSRISRMMNKDDFRIRIMNAETSEEIMNVFLEEEKSYLEI from the coding sequence ATGAAAATCAGCGAAATTTTATCCAAAGAATTTATAATTGCAGAACTTGAAAGCACTGATAAAGAATCTGCTATTAACGAACTTATTGATTTATTTAAGAATGATCCGAGGGTTGAAGACATTGAAAAAGTAAGATATGCCGTGCTCGAAAGAGAAAATATAATGTCAACCGGAGTTGGGAAAGGGTTTGCAATTCCTCACGGTAAAACTGATTCAGTAAAAGAAATTCTTGCAGCATTCGGAAGAAAGAAAGAAGGTATTGATTACGATGCACTGGATGGTAATCCCGTTAATCTTATTTTTCTTCTGGTCGGAAAAGAAACAATGATCAGCGCCCATATCAAGTTACTCAGCAGAATTTCCCGAATGATGAACAAAGATGATTTCAGAATTAGAATTATGAATGCTGAGACTTCAGAAGAGATTA
- the folE gene encoding GTP cyclohydrolase I FolE, with product MKDGKPNTKSFQNDDDFNDEHYFTSIETPIRSDAFEIDDEIKIELIEKRFREIMEVLGLDLSDDSLKDTPKRVAKMYVKEIFKGLDPRNKPSVTLFENKYKFNQMLVEKDISVYSYCEHHFVPIIGKAHVAYYSAGKVVGLSKINRMVQYYSKRPQVQERLTVQIANEMKEMLQTEDVAVLIEADHLCVASRGVQDVSSSTVTSSYHGKFLNPQIRDEFLRYVYSEK from the coding sequence ATGAAAGACGGAAAGCCTAACACAAAATCGTTCCAAAATGATGATGATTTTAATGATGAACATTATTTTACCTCAATCGAAACCCCTATCAGAAGTGACGCTTTCGAAATTGATGATGAAATTAAAATCGAATTAATTGAAAAGAGATTCAGAGAAATTATGGAAGTACTTGGACTGGATTTAAGTGATGATAGTCTGAAAGATACTCCCAAAAGAGTTGCTAAAATGTATGTGAAAGAAATATTCAAGGGACTTGACCCAAGAAATAAACCGTCTGTTACTTTATTCGAAAATAAATACAAGTTCAATCAAATGCTTGTTGAAAAAGATATTTCTGTATATTCTTATTGCGAGCATCATTTTGTACCGATAATTGGTAAAGCACATGTTGCTTATTATTCAGCCGGAAAAGTAGTTGGACTTTCAAAGATTAACAGAATGGTTCAATATTACAGCAAGCGCCCGCAGGTTCAGGAAAGACTTACTGTTCAGATTGCTAATGAAATGAAAGAAATGCTCCAGACTGAAGATGTGGCAGTTCTGATTGAAGCAGATCATTTGTGTGTTGCGTCGAGAGGAGTTCAGGATGTTTCAAGTTCAACTGTTACTTCAAGTTATCACGGAAAATTTCTCAATCCTCAGATTCGTGATGAGTTTTTAAGATATGTTTATAGTGAAAAATAA